From the genome of Treponema denticola:
TTACCCGCTGCGGCCTCCATTGTTCGCCTTCAGCTCATAAATCCATCGGCACATTCCCGCAAGGAACGGTAAGATTTTCCACAGGTCCCTTCACAATAGAAGAAGAAATTGAAACGGCAATAAGGGCAGTAAAGGAGCTTTGCTCAAGGGCTTAACTCACCCTAAGAATTTTTTCTTCCCGCTTGGTAACAAGGCCTATAATTGCAGGTTTGCCGCAGGGAGTATTTTCCATAGCTTGCGATAGTTCTTCGTAAAGAGCGGCAGCATCTTCCTTGTCTACCGAAATCAAAAGTCCTCCCGAAGTTTGAGGATCGAACATCAGGTCTTGGTAGGCAAGGGGAACATTTTCAAAGACAACATTATCTCCCACAAAATTTCTATTGGAGTAAACTCCTGCCGGCATCATACCCATTTCGGCACTTTCAATTACGGATTTATAAATAGGAACGGATTTATAATCGACTTCAATGCTCATACCGCTTCCCTTCCCCATCTCGTAAAGATGACCGAGAAGACCGAAACCGGTAATGTCGGTACAGGCATTTATTTTATATTTTACCATGATGTTGCGGGCCTTCGCATTTAAAAAAGCCATAATCTTATAACAGCGGTCAAGTTCTTCCGGCGGCGACATATCGGCCTTTGAAGCTGTAAGTAAAATGCCCGTGCCTATAGGCTTCGTCAAAATTAAAACATCGCCTTCCTTTGCTGTCGAATTTTCTAAAATCTTTTTAGGATGAACAAAGCCGTTTACAGCCAAACCATACTTGGGCGAGTCATCATAAATAGTATGCCCTCCGCAAACAATGGCACCGGCCTCATAAACCTTATCGAAACCGCCTCGTAAAATTTCTTTTATCATATCTTCAGGCATATCCTTGGTAATACAAAAAAGATTTAAGGCGAGCTTAGGTTCCCCGCCCATCGCATAAATGTCGCTTAAAGAATTTGCGGCGGCAACTTGCCCGAATATATAAGGATCGCCTGAAACCGGCGGAAAAAAATCTATAGTAGATATAAGAGCCGTTTCATCGTTTATCTTATAGACGGCAGCATCATCTGAAGTATTAAAACCTACGAGTAAATTATCGTCATTCCTTACGGAAAAATTTTTTAAAAGTTTATCGAGTGCACCCGCACTCAGCTTTGCACCTCAGCCGGGATTTTTCGCAGCTTTTAATAAATCGAAATCTTCATTAATAAGTGAACAGCTCATATCAGCCTCCTGAATAATTAAGAAGCCTTTAAAAACATCAGTTTTTAGAGGGTTTCCTTAAACTTATTTGCGATGTTTAAAATTAAGTCATCAAAATATAAGGACTTAATTTTAAACTCGTCGGCTATCTTTAAAAATCCGACAAGATTTTTAAAGATAGCCATAGTATCTCATAATTTTAACTTATAGTCAAGATAAAAAAAGAGCTATTGAACATTTAATTATATAAGAGTATACTCTTGCTAACAAAATCTTGTTTACGGAGGAATATGATAAAAATGAGTAAAAAGATAAAAGCTATAGGATTCTTTGTGACAGCTATTTTAGTATTTGCTTTTGCTTGCGAACCGGAGATGCTTTACGGGACTGCAAAGGTAGCTGGCTCGACCCCTGCCGGTACTAATTATGAATATGGATATTCAGTATGTATCGATGTAACCGTTGATGACCAAGGTAAAATCATCAAAGTAAGTGATGACGAGAAAAACACGGAGGCATCTATCGCAGCAGATGTTATAGGAGCCGCAGCAAGCAACAAAGCTTACTGGAAAAAATATTTGTCAGGGAAAGGTTTTGAAAAGTATAAAAACCTTTCCATAGAAGATGTCAAAAAAATGAATGTCGGTTTCCCCGGAGCTCCGGGAGTTGATGCCGTAGGAGGAGCCACAGCAGCTTCCCTTGCGGTAAAAAATGCGGTTTTACAGGCTTTGGTTCTTGATGCTTCACTTAAGGAGCTTGTAAACTACAAAAATCCCGACAATTATAAAAAGGGAGAACAAAAAAAGTTGGAAAAAATCGTTAAAGAAGGAAAAGCTCATCTGGAAACCTTAGAAACCTATGAAGAAATAGAAAAAGCCCTTGCAGAATTAAAACAAAAATTGGATGCATTAAAAACAAAATAATCTCTTAATAAAAAAGCGGCGACAGTGTTT
Proteins encoded in this window:
- the selD gene encoding selenide, water dikinase SelD; this translates as MSCSLINEDFDLLKAAKNPGUGAKLSAGALDKLLKNFSVRNDDNLLVGFNTSDDAAVYKINDETALISTIDFFPPVSGDPYIFGQVAAANSLSDIYAMGGEPKLALNLFCITKDMPEDMIKEILRGGFDKVYEAGAIVCGGHTIYDDSPKYGLAVNGFVHPKKILENSTAKEGDVLILTKPIGTGILLTASKADMSPPEELDRCYKIMAFLNAKARNIMVKYKINACTDITGFGLLGHLYEMGKGSGMSIEVDYKSVPIYKSVIESAEMGMMPAGVYSNRNFVGDNVVFENVPLAYQDLMFDPQTSGGLLISVDKEDAAALYEELSQAMENTPCGKPAIIGLVTKREEKILRVS
- a CDS encoding FMN-binding protein, whose translation is MSKKIKAIGFFVTAILVFAFACEPEMLYGTAKVAGSTPAGTNYEYGYSVCIDVTVDDQGKIIKVSDDEKNTEASIAADVIGAAASNKAYWKKYLSGKGFEKYKNLSIEDVKKMNVGFPGAPGVDAVGGATAASLAVKNAVLQALVLDASLKELVNYKNPDNYKKGEQKKLEKIVKEGKAHLETLETYEEIEKALAELKQKLDALKTK